One segment of Etheostoma cragini isolate CJK2018 chromosome 23, CSU_Ecrag_1.0, whole genome shotgun sequence DNA contains the following:
- the cdnf gene encoding cerebral dopamine neurotrophic factor: MSVLSLAILLLARVFTVSAAGNCEVCVDFLYRLYGSLTSAHSELTSSLVEEELIQACTVAQGKEARLCYYLGASSDAATRVTASVSQPLASHVPVEKICQRLSSGDTQICQLRYEPHLKDLSSDELKKLKVLELRNILTSWGEECRGCLEKHEFVSLIQEKAPLHAHSMEL; encoded by the exons ATGTCGGTGTTGTCTCTCGCCATTCTGCTGTTGGCCAGAGTGTTTACCGTTTCTGCAGCAGGCAACTGTGAAG tgtgtgtggaCTTTCTCTACAGACTGTATGGCAGTCTGACGTCAGCCCACAGTGAACTCACTTCTTCTCTGGTGGAGGAAGAGCTGATCCAGGCCTGCACTGTTGCCCAGGGGAAGGAAGCAAGGCTG TGTTACTACCTGGGAGCCAGTAGTGATGCAGCAACCCGCGTGACAGCATCAGTGTCTCAACCTCTGGCCTCCCATGTCCCCGTTGAGAAGATCTGCCAGCGCCTCAGCAGCGGAGACACGCAGATCTGTCAGCTCAGATATG AGCCTCACCTCAAGGATCTGAGCAGCGACGAGCTCAAAAAGCTGAAAGTCTTGGAGCTGAGGAACATTTTAACCTCATGGGGTGAAGAGTGTAGAGGCTGTCTGGAGAAACATGAGTTTGTCAGCCTCATCCAAGAGAAAGCACCGCTGCATGCTCACAGTATGGAACTATGA
- the hspa14 gene encoding heat shock 70 kDa protein 14, producing the protein MAAIGVHFGYTCACAAIFKDGRADVVANDAGDRVTPAVVGYRDTEQIVGIAAKQGRVRNAANTVVKVKQVLGRSFEDPETQTHKTETKCQVVNRQGKPYYEITAGDHPQYIAPDDVAKLIFHKMKETAQSALGSDVTEAVITVPFEFAQAQKRALREAAEAAGFHVLRLIHEPAAALLAYNIGQDCPSGKSHVLVYKLGGTSLSVTVLQVNGGMFRVLNTHTDHSIGGERFTQALAQHLAAEFKRTFKHDVSANARAMMKLMNGADMAKHSLSSLESANCFVDSLHDGIDFDCNISRARFELLCSALFNKSIQPIRPLLEMAGLSTSDINQVVLCGGSARIPRLQQMIREMFLDVELLSSAPPDEVIAVGAALEAGLLVGKEGLAPEEESVTVDVSATDILAKEVNESGADVFTVLLPSGTPLPARRHHVLSGGGELSSFCLEIYQRSLTEQPEKLAKIVLRNLQPREKNHDIDTVVTMKRDGSVHVSCVEQNSGRPEVVTIAAAS; encoded by the exons ATGGCTGCTATTGGAGTGCACTTCGGATACACTTGCGCTTGTGCTGCGATATTTAAG GATGGGCGGGCTGATGTGGTGGCTAATGATGCAGGAGACAGAGTGACTCCAGCTGTTGTGGGCTACAGAGACACTGAACAG ATTGTAGGTATTGCAGCAAAGCAAGGACGGGTCCGCAACGCTGCCAACACGGTTGTAAAAGTGAAACAAGTGCTGGGCAGAAG CTTTGAAGATCCAGAGACACAAACTCACAAAACAGAGACCAAGTGTCAG GTGGTCAACAGACAAGGGAAGCCTTATTATGAGATAACAGCAGGAGACCACCCACAATATATTGCTCCAGATGATGTTGCAAAACTCATCTTCCACAAAATGAAAG AAACTGCTCAGTCAGCTCTTGGCTCTGACGTCACAGAGGCGGTCATTACTGTCCCTTTTGAGTTTGCACAGGCTCAGAAGCGTGCTTTGAG GGAGGCAGCTGAAGCTGCAGGGTTCCACGTACTGAGGTTGATCCATgagcctgctgctgctctgttgGCCTATAACATCGGACAGGACTGTCCTTCTGGAAAGAG CCATGTCCTGGTGTATAAGCTGGGAGGGACGTCCCTGAGTGTGACAGTGCTGCAGGTTAATGGAGGAATGTTCCGGGTTCTCAACACGCACACTGACCACAGCATCGGAGGAGAGAGATTCACCCAGGCTTTGGCCCAGCACCTCGCCGCTGAGTTCAAACG CACCTTTAAGCATGATGTGAGCGCTAATGCCCGGGCGATGATGAAGTTGATGAACGGAGCAGACATGGCCAAACACTCTCTGTCCTCACTGGAGTCAGCAAACTGCTTTGTTGACTCACTGCACGATGGCATCGACTTTGACTGTAATATCTCAAG AGCTCGATTTGAGCTGCTCTGCTCCGCACTCTTCAACAAGAGCATCCAGCCAATAAGACCTTTGCTGGAGATGGCGGGACTCTCCACCAGTGACATTAACCAG GTGGTTCTCTGCGGTGGCTCAGCCAGGATCCCTCGCCTCCAGCAGATGATCCGCGAGATGTTTCTTGATGTGGAGCTCCTCAGCTCAGCGCCCCCTGATGAGGTCATTGCTGTGGGAGCAGCACTAGAAGCAGGCTTACTGGTTGGCAAAGAAGGCCTTGCCCCTGAGGAAGAGTCTGTCACAGTGGATGTGTCTGCCACTGACATACTAGCGAAG GAGGTGAATGAATCCGGAGCAGACGTTTTCACGGTTCTCCTTCCATCGGGCACGCCCCTCCCTGCCCGCAGACATCACGTCCTGAGTGGAGGGGGGGAGCTTTCCTCATTCTGTCTGGAGATTTACCAGAGATCCCTCACGGAGCAGCCAGAAAAGCTTGCTAAG ATTGTCTTAAGAAATCTGCAGCCCAGAGAGAAGAACCATGACATCGATACTGTGGTGACCATGAAAAG GGATGGCTCCGTTCATGTGTCCTGTGTAGAGCAGAACAGTGGAAGGCCAGAAGTCGTCACTATAGCAGCTGCATCATGA